A region of Allocoleopsis franciscana PCC 7113 DNA encodes the following proteins:
- a CDS encoding twin-arginine translocase TatA/TatE family subunit: protein MFGLGLPEVGLIALAAILIFGPKKIPEMGSALGKTLRGFKEEMNNPATEQDDNDPNNS, encoded by the coding sequence ATGTTTGGTTTAGGATTGCCAGAAGTTGGGCTGATTGCATTGGCAGCTATTCTTATTTTCGGTCCGAAGAAGATTCCGGAAATGGGTAGCGCCTTAGGGAAAACCCTCAGAGGTTTCAAAGAGGAGATGAATAATCCAGCGACTGAGCAAGATGACAATGACCCGAATAATTCTTAA
- a CDS encoding HAD-IIB family hydrolase, protein MVLVPLKQAITNNDWKQPRLIATDMDGTLTQQGTFTASLLQSLEDLSAANIPVLIVTGRSAGWVSGLATYLPVAGAIAENGGLFYPKHSAESVALTPISNLVKHRQQLAQAYQSLKSEFPQIQESSDNRFRLTDWTFDNGNLRVSQLERMNALCASLGWGFTYSSVQCHIKPASQDKAVGLRQVLQDYFPEYATQQVVTVGDSPNDASLFNPELFPFSVGVANVLDYVDELRYQPTYITAASEGEGFCELVQYLC, encoded by the coding sequence ATGGTTTTGGTACCCCTTAAGCAGGCAATAACCAACAACGACTGGAAACAGCCTCGTCTGATTGCTACCGATATGGATGGTACGCTAACGCAGCAGGGAACGTTTACGGCGAGTTTGCTGCAATCCTTGGAAGATTTGAGCGCCGCTAATATTCCAGTATTAATTGTTACAGGTCGCTCCGCTGGATGGGTGAGTGGACTGGCGACTTATTTACCTGTGGCAGGCGCTATTGCTGAAAATGGGGGTCTTTTCTATCCGAAACATAGCGCCGAATCCGTCGCCTTGACACCAATCTCTAACCTAGTAAAACATCGACAGCAGCTTGCTCAGGCTTATCAAAGCCTAAAATCAGAATTTCCTCAGATTCAAGAGTCGAGTGACAATCGCTTTCGCCTAACGGACTGGACATTTGATAATGGCAACCTAAGGGTGAGTCAACTGGAACGTATGAACGCTTTATGCGCTTCCCTGGGATGGGGTTTTACTTACAGTTCCGTACAATGTCACATTAAACCCGCATCTCAGGATAAAGCAGTGGGTTTGAGGCAAGTGTTACAAGACTATTTCCCGGAGTACGCAACACAGCAAGTTGTGACGGTTGGCGATAGTCCCAATGATGCCAGTCTGTTCAACCCGGAGTTATTTCCTTTCTCTGTCGGGGTTGCTAATGTTTTAGATTATGTGGATGAACTGAGATATCAACCCACTTACATCACGGCAGCTTCGGAAGGGGAAGGATTTTGTGAATTGGTGCAGTATCTATGCTAA
- the cphA gene encoding cyanophycin synthetase, whose product MRILRIQTLRGPNYWSIRRHNLIVMRLDLEELAEKPSNQIPGFYEGLVTALPSLEEHFCSPGVRGGFLSRVRQGTMMGHIIEHIALELQQLAGMAVGFGRTRETATPGVYQVVIEYLDEQAGRYAARAAVRLCQSLVDIGSYPPSELEQDLKDLRELCRDAALGPSTETILKEAEARDIPWMQLSARAMIQLGFGVHQKRLQATLSDYSGILGVELACDKEGTKQILRDAGVPVPQGTVINYLDELEGAIEEVGGYPIVIKPLDGNHGRGITIDIKAWDEAEKAYDVARAISRGVIVERYYRGSDHRVLVINGKLVAVAERVPAHVVGNGKFTVQELIEETNRDPNRGEGHDNVLTKITVDRNSMTLLQRQGYTLDTVLPAGAICYLRATANLSTGGIAVDRTDDIHPENIWLAQRVSKIIGLDIIGLDIVTPDITKPLREVEGVIVEVNAAPGFRMHVCPSVGLARNVAAPVLDMLFPNGGTGRIPIISITGTNGKTTTTRLIAHIYRQTGRVVGYTTTDGIYIDDHVVEKGDTTGPQSAQVILKDPTVEVAVLETARGGILRSGLAFDKCDVGVVLNVSADHLGLGDIDTIDQMAKLKSVVAESVSLNGYAVLNADDPLVAAMAERVKGQVAYFAMNPANELVQNHTRKGGLAAVYENGYLSILKGDWTLRIEQAVNLPVTMQGRAPFMIANALAASLAAFAQGVPIEAIRAALTTFRASVHQTPGRMNLFNLGHYHALVDYAHNAASYEALGSFVQNWPGERIGVIGGPGDRRDEDFIELGKLSARIFDRIIIKEDDDLRGRPSGQASELISKGIIQEKPDCQYEVMLKETEAINTGLDRAASGGLVVILPETVTRAISLIEARNPLPENMNQLQATDTQANLKSWVVNQV is encoded by the coding sequence ATGAGAATTCTGAGAATCCAGACGTTACGCGGTCCTAACTATTGGAGTATTCGACGCCACAACCTCATCGTTATGCGTCTCGATTTAGAGGAGCTGGCGGAAAAGCCCTCCAATCAAATTCCTGGCTTTTACGAGGGATTAGTTACCGCACTCCCCAGTTTGGAAGAACATTTTTGTTCCCCCGGCGTTCGGGGGGGGTTCCTCAGTCGCGTTAGGCAAGGAACGATGATGGGTCACATCATCGAACATATTGCCCTAGAACTGCAACAATTGGCCGGCATGGCGGTAGGATTTGGTCGCACGCGGGAGACGGCAACACCAGGAGTCTATCAGGTAGTCATTGAATACCTGGATGAGCAAGCGGGGCGTTATGCCGCTAGAGCCGCCGTGCGGTTGTGTCAAAGTCTGGTTGATATCGGCTCTTACCCCCCAAGTGAATTAGAACAAGACCTAAAAGACCTGCGGGAGCTTTGTCGTGATGCCGCTTTAGGTCCGAGTACAGAAACGATCCTCAAGGAAGCAGAAGCCAGAGATATTCCCTGGATGCAGCTCTCAGCAAGAGCAATGATTCAACTGGGCTTTGGTGTGCATCAGAAGCGACTCCAAGCCACGTTGAGCGACTATTCGGGAATTTTAGGAGTTGAGCTGGCTTGTGATAAAGAGGGTACTAAACAAATTCTCCGGGATGCCGGTGTGCCTGTACCACAGGGTACCGTGATTAACTACCTGGATGAACTAGAAGGTGCCATTGAAGAGGTTGGCGGGTATCCAATTGTGATTAAGCCCTTAGATGGTAATCACGGACGAGGCATTACCATCGACATCAAAGCCTGGGATGAGGCGGAAAAAGCCTATGATGTGGCGAGAGCAATCTCACGAGGGGTAATTGTTGAACGTTACTATCGCGGGAGTGACCACCGAGTTTTAGTCATCAATGGCAAACTGGTGGCGGTGGCAGAGCGAGTCCCTGCTCATGTGGTTGGGAATGGCAAATTTACAGTTCAGGAACTGATTGAGGAAACCAATCGTGACCCCAATCGTGGGGAAGGGCACGATAATGTTCTCACGAAAATCACAGTAGACCGGAATAGTATGACTCTGTTGCAACGGCAAGGATATACGCTGGATACCGTGCTACCCGCCGGGGCAATCTGTTACCTACGAGCAACCGCTAACCTCAGCACAGGCGGCATTGCTGTAGACCGCACAGACGACATCCACCCAGAAAATATCTGGCTGGCGCAGCGGGTTTCCAAAATCATCGGTCTAGATATTATCGGACTCGATATTGTGACACCGGATATCACCAAGCCGCTACGGGAAGTAGAGGGCGTGATTGTAGAAGTAAATGCCGCTCCTGGCTTCCGGATGCATGTCTGTCCGAGTGTGGGGTTGGCGCGAAATGTGGCGGCTCCCGTTTTGGATATGCTGTTCCCCAATGGCGGGACGGGTCGTATTCCCATCATTTCAATTACAGGCACCAACGGCAAGACAACCACAACGCGATTGATTGCTCACATTTATCGCCAAACTGGACGGGTTGTCGGTTATACGACTACCGATGGTATTTACATTGATGACCATGTTGTAGAGAAAGGGGATACCACAGGGCCACAAAGTGCTCAAGTCATCTTGAAAGATCCCACCGTCGAGGTCGCTGTATTAGAAACGGCACGAGGTGGAATTTTGCGTTCCGGCTTGGCGTTTGATAAATGTGATGTGGGCGTCGTATTAAATGTCTCGGCTGATCACCTGGGTCTTGGAGATATCGACACAATTGATCAGATGGCTAAGCTCAAGAGCGTTGTCGCCGAATCGGTGAGTCTCAATGGTTATGCTGTCCTCAATGCCGATGATCCCCTCGTTGCAGCGATGGCGGAGCGAGTAAAGGGTCAAGTGGCTTATTTTGCCATGAATCCCGCCAATGAGTTGGTGCAAAATCACACCCGTAAAGGGGGGTTGGCAGCGGTGTATGAGAATGGTTATTTGTCTATTCTCAAAGGCGATTGGACGCTACGCATTGAGCAGGCGGTGAATCTGCCGGTGACGATGCAGGGACGGGCACCCTTCATGATTGCCAATGCGCTAGCGGCGAGTCTCGCGGCTTTTGCTCAAGGTGTTCCCATTGAAGCGATTCGGGCGGCGTTGACCACATTCCGGGCTTCTGTGCATCAGACGCCGGGACGGATGAATTTGTTTAATCTGGGTCATTATCATGCTCTGGTGGATTATGCCCACAATGCAGCAAGTTATGAGGCGCTAGGAAGTTTTGTTCAGAATTGGCCGGGAGAGCGTATTGGGGTGATTGGCGGGCCAGGAGACCGTCGAGATGAAGACTTCATCGAACTGGGCAAGCTCTCTGCGAGAATCTTTGATCGAATTATCATCAAAGAAGATGACGATTTGCGAGGACGACCCAGTGGGCAGGCATCGGAGTTAATCAGCAAGGGCATCATCCAAGAAAAGCCCGATTGTCAGTATGAAGTGATGCTCAAGGAGACAGAGGCGATTAACACCGGGTTAGATCGAGCTGCATCAGGGGGTTTGGTCGTGATTTTGCCCGAAACGGTGACCCGTGCAATATCTCTAATTGAGGCACGTAACCCTCTGCCAGAGAATATGAATCAGCTACAAGCCACTGATACCCAAGCGAATTTAAAGTCATGGGTCGTTAATCAGGTATAG
- a CDS encoding peptidase M15 translates to MATFSPDQRNYYYLIEAERVGIHKPILTALYAAHSSPSLADAETGLGISPANRVSLAQVNTFPQQVQSAANVIRSLSESLLDQGWKGGDLWEAEQGRYTEQFLQKVASGYAPIGSESAIARLEACDWTQLKQAYLTDLAADGKAANLPDNLAYLDRALISLVDGIPDYYVGLPHQRDAILSGVRIWRGLDTREAAIASLVPNAEVTTAMEDESQLDIPLKQFVQGISANYGGYPQQREALIRVVQLWRQMRTREEAIASLKTNSSPEENLTVIDPALIAFVQHLPNSYQGQGSQRHALTEAFRIWRQLDSRATALATLGIQAEQLNASTTDRTEMLNLATQMDRELLRFVRRLPGDYQELDHQREALIRLVQLWRSLPTRNQTIDSLLEDQKRLETVRPSAPEAPPPPIPVVILKRPTHWTPDNLQLFAPIIPDGHFTWADATHGGTQMPPNQATVEAIIRMATLAQRARDRIGRPLIVVNWYRPFDRHGAMGSEASHRYQVGDAIDFICEGLTGNQLYWFLEPWWPGGLGRYTQFPYLCHIDARSYRVRWRN, encoded by the coding sequence ATGGCAACATTTTCACCCGACCAGCGTAATTATTACTATCTAATAGAAGCTGAACGAGTAGGCATTCATAAGCCAATTTTGACAGCCCTGTATGCCGCCCACTCGTCACCGTCTCTGGCGGATGCAGAAACGGGTTTAGGGATTTCTCCAGCGAATCGAGTGTCACTGGCGCAGGTAAATACTTTTCCCCAACAGGTTCAGTCTGCGGCAAATGTGATTCGTTCTCTAAGTGAGAGTTTACTGGATCAGGGGTGGAAAGGGGGCGATTTGTGGGAGGCTGAACAAGGTCGCTACACCGAGCAATTTCTGCAAAAGGTGGCGAGTGGGTATGCGCCGATTGGCAGTGAATCTGCGATTGCTCGTTTAGAAGCTTGTGACTGGACTCAGCTCAAACAAGCTTACCTGACTGACTTGGCAGCGGATGGTAAGGCGGCTAATCTACCGGATAATCTCGCCTATCTTGATCGTGCTCTTATCTCTTTAGTAGATGGTATTCCCGACTATTACGTCGGATTGCCCCATCAACGAGATGCCATCCTTTCGGGAGTACGCATCTGGCGAGGACTGGATACTCGCGAAGCGGCGATCGCCTCGTTAGTGCCGAATGCCGAGGTTACCACCGCGATGGAGGACGAGTCTCAACTGGATATTCCCCTCAAGCAATTTGTGCAGGGGATTTCTGCGAACTATGGCGGTTATCCTCAGCAGCGAGAGGCGCTGATTCGTGTAGTTCAGTTGTGGCGTCAGATGCGAACACGGGAGGAGGCGATCGCATCTTTGAAAACCAACTCGTCTCCCGAAGAAAACTTGACGGTGATCGATCCAGCGTTGATCGCTTTTGTTCAGCACCTCCCCAATTCGTACCAGGGGCAAGGAAGCCAACGCCATGCCCTGACTGAGGCGTTTCGCATCTGGCGTCAACTTGATTCTCGCGCCACCGCCCTAGCTACCCTAGGAATTCAGGCTGAACAGCTTAATGCCAGCACCACAGATCGGACAGAAATGCTGAACCTGGCAACACAGATGGATCGGGAACTTCTGCGCTTTGTCCGTCGGTTACCGGGAGACTATCAAGAACTCGATCACCAACGAGAAGCTTTAATCCGTTTAGTCCAACTCTGGCGCAGTCTGCCTACTCGCAATCAAACTATTGATTCGTTACTCGAAGACCAAAAACGGTTGGAAACCGTCCGCCCCAGTGCCCCAGAAGCCCCTCCGCCGCCAATACCCGTGGTTATTCTTAAGCGCCCTACCCATTGGACGCCGGATAATCTTCAGTTATTCGCCCCAATCATCCCAGATGGTCACTTTACTTGGGCTGATGCCACGCATGGCGGCACCCAGATGCCCCCGAATCAGGCAACGGTGGAGGCGATCATTCGCATGGCGACACTAGCACAACGGGCACGCGATCGCATTGGGCGACCGTTAATCGTAGTGAATTGGTATCGCCCATTCGACCGGCATGGTGCTATGGGAAGTGAGGCGTCTCACCGCTATCAAGTTGGTGATGCGATCGACTTTATCTGCGAAGGTTTAACCGGCAATCAACTTTACTGGTTTTTGGAACCCTGGTGGCCGGGTGGCTTAGGTCGTTATACTCAATTTCCCTATCTCTGTCACATTGATGCTAGGAGCTATCGAGTCCGATGGCGAAACTAA
- a CDS encoding cyanophycinase: MPKSHIMLQLESQHHGTRMPQSTKTAILVIGGAEDKVHGREILHTFFGRCGSVDARIAIIPSASREPAIIGERYVNIFQDMGAKELRVLDIRDRAQAEDSELQSYIEDCTGVFMTGGDQLRLCGLLADTPLMEKVRQRVQQGEITLAGTSAGAAVMGHHMIAGGGSGESPNRSLVDMATGLGLIPEIIVDQHFHNRNRMARLMSAVAAHPERLGIGIDEDTCAMFERDGMLQVMGKGTVTIIDPAELSYTNHNEAGATDPLSLHNLRVHILSYGDRYHLHKRCLISPDC, from the coding sequence ATGCCCAAAAGCCACATTATGCTGCAGTTAGAATCTCAACACCACGGAACTAGGATGCCTCAATCCACTAAAACCGCTATTTTGGTTATCGGCGGCGCTGAAGACAAAGTTCATGGACGAGAAATCCTGCACACGTTTTTTGGGCGTTGTGGGTCAGTTGATGCCCGTATAGCCATTATTCCATCAGCGTCACGAGAACCCGCCATTATTGGCGAGCGCTACGTTAACATTTTTCAGGACATGGGTGCTAAGGAACTCCGGGTTCTCGATATCCGCGATCGCGCCCAAGCGGAAGACTCTGAATTACAAAGCTATATCGAAGACTGTACTGGCGTATTCATGACAGGTGGCGATCAACTTCGCTTGTGTGGGTTACTCGCCGACACGCCATTGATGGAAAAAGTGCGTCAGCGCGTACAACAGGGCGAGATTACCCTAGCTGGCACCAGTGCGGGAGCGGCGGTGATGGGACATCACATGATTGCCGGCGGCGGCAGTGGAGAGTCTCCTAATCGTTCTTTAGTGGATATGGCAACGGGTTTGGGGTTGATCCCGGAAATCATCGTGGATCAACATTTTCACAATCGCAATCGCATGGCGCGTTTGATGAGTGCCGTCGCCGCTCATCCCGAACGCTTGGGGATCGGTATTGATGAAGATACCTGTGCCATGTTTGAGCGGGATGGCATGTTGCAGGTGATGGGGAAAGGGACTGTAACCATCATCGATCCAGCAGAATTGTCTTACACCAACCATAATGAAGCCGGCGCGACCGATCCCTTGAGCCTCCACAATCTTCGAGTGCATATCCTCAGTTATGGCGATCGCTACCATTTACACAAGCGTTGCTTAATTTCTCCGGACTGCTAA
- a CDS encoding phycocyanobilin:ferredoxin oxidoreductase, with product MLESSKPSLREQQHPLIRQLADCIESNWQRYLDLSPYELPAEMGYVEGRLEGEKLIIENRCYQTPQFRKMHLELARVGNMLDILHCVMFPRPEYALPMFGCDLVGGRGQISAAIADLSPVNAERILPDAYRHSLQALPTPEFSQPRELPPWGEIFSEFCLFIRPSSPEEEAKFLSRVDDFLRIHCTSACQASPVSVEQKSEILEAQRYYCTQQQQNDKTRRVLEKAFGSDWAEHYMTSVLFDLPIAQ from the coding sequence ATGTTAGAAAGCTCAAAACCGTCCCTACGAGAACAACAGCACCCCCTCATCCGCCAATTGGCGGACTGCATTGAGTCCAACTGGCAGCGCTACCTCGACCTATCGCCCTACGAACTACCAGCCGAGATGGGATATGTAGAAGGACGCTTGGAGGGTGAAAAACTGATTATTGAAAATCGCTGCTATCAGACTCCTCAATTTCGCAAAATGCATCTAGAATTGGCAAGAGTCGGCAATATGCTCGATATTTTGCATTGTGTGATGTTTCCTCGTCCCGAATATGCGTTGCCGATGTTTGGCTGCGATTTAGTGGGGGGACGGGGACAAATTAGTGCGGCGATCGCCGATCTCTCTCCAGTCAACGCTGAGCGCATCTTACCGGACGCCTATCGCCACAGCTTACAAGCATTACCCACGCCTGAGTTTTCTCAACCCCGTGAACTTCCCCCATGGGGAGAGATTTTTTCAGAATTTTGTCTCTTTATTCGACCGAGTAGCCCAGAAGAAGAAGCGAAGTTTCTCTCACGGGTGGATGATTTCCTAAGAATTCACTGTACTTCTGCGTGTCAGGCTTCACCTGTGTCTGTTGAACAAAAATCCGAAATCCTTGAAGCCCAGCGCTACTACTGTACCCAGCAGCAACAGAATGACAAAACCCGTCGGGTGCTGGAAAAAGCCTTTGGTTCTGACTGGGCAGAACATTATATGACTTCGGTGCTGTTTGACCTACCGATAGCCCAATAA
- a CDS encoding iron uptake porin: MSNSKLWLYIGLLLAGTLAAPVKAQTPESETVPDLEPNSATVLSSRTANDSEVVSEALTKSQELPEDKVQLPPEKSSQVFNPSSELVTQQVDLGGLGQNSETPVKESMTAAFALSQSDLSFHDRVSVKLDNPPEVLPSSEALQPSAASVTSEQNSNTGVEEDITPVAALANRGESAPSEPSSTSPASMAQSDPVLSPDAPLSPTVDDLQDPEAEPMDQVTNVTQLRDVQPTDWAYEALRSLVERYGCIAGYPDGTFRGNRAMTRYEFAAGLNSCLQQIERILAGRGDLASQDDLKTLQRLLDEFNTELVTLKTRVDTLEGRTAFLEDNQFSTTTKLFGQVVMGVQGRTENEAVFFAGQKVRDRGTNINVITNTQLSLFTQLGPRSILLTGLQAGSGSTTPFNPNPTFTRLGYEGPTNPDNNVVLSDLTFRHLFGRNFAVIVGTAGVNPVNVFRGANRVESAGFGPISAFAQRNPIINIGGSSGVGFDWQVNPRISLQGVYSTDLASNTDLGGIFGGNRGKTVAGVQLAITPINRLDIAFNYINSYTPGGRFDTGRIGTGIGDDLVTLGSPLKTDAFGGTVSLRVSPRFTIGGWAGFTKSWIPGRSGNVDTFNWMAFLNFPDLLGRGNLGGIYVGQPPKITSSNLPVGFNIPDAISGSGFGNPGDQPGTSTHVEAFYRLRVSDNISITPGVVVVFNPGHNSNSDTVTVGALRTTFTF, translated from the coding sequence ATGTCCAATTCAAAGCTTTGGCTTTACATCGGCTTACTACTAGCGGGTACGCTAGCGGCACCAGTAAAGGCTCAAACGCCGGAGTCGGAAACCGTGCCGGATTTAGAACCCAATTCTGCAACAGTGCTGAGTTCACGAACGGCTAACGATTCAGAAGTCGTCAGTGAAGCATTAACCAAGAGTCAAGAACTACCCGAAGACAAAGTCCAGTTACCTCCAGAGAAATCCTCTCAGGTTTTCAACCCATCTTCTGAATTGGTAACGCAACAGGTCGATTTAGGGGGCTTAGGCCAAAACTCGGAAACTCCTGTCAAAGAGTCGATGACGGCAGCCTTTGCACTCTCCCAATCTGACCTCAGTTTCCATGATCGGGTGTCTGTCAAGTTAGACAACCCGCCAGAGGTGCTGCCTTCCTCTGAAGCATTGCAGCCATCTGCCGCATCAGTAACATCAGAGCAGAATTCTAACACTGGTGTTGAAGAGGATATTACTCCGGTTGCTGCGCTTGCCAATCGAGGTGAATCAGCACCAAGTGAGCCAAGTTCAACATCACCCGCATCAATGGCTCAATCCGACCCAGTTCTTAGCCCTGATGCACCCTTATCTCCCACTGTGGACGACCTGCAAGACCCAGAAGCCGAACCCATGGATCAGGTTACCAATGTGACCCAACTGCGGGATGTACAACCGACAGACTGGGCTTACGAAGCGTTACGAAGTCTGGTAGAACGCTACGGCTGTATCGCAGGTTATCCCGATGGTACCTTCCGGGGCAACCGGGCGATGACCCGCTATGAATTTGCAGCCGGTCTTAATTCTTGTTTGCAGCAAATTGAACGCATCCTTGCCGGCCGAGGTGACTTAGCCAGCCAAGACGATTTAAAGACGTTACAGCGATTGTTGGATGAGTTCAATACGGAACTCGTAACGCTGAAAACACGGGTGGATACCCTGGAAGGACGCACGGCGTTTCTAGAGGATAATCAATTCTCGACCACCACTAAACTGTTTGGGCAGGTGGTGATGGGTGTCCAGGGACGCACTGAAAACGAGGCTGTGTTCTTCGCGGGTCAAAAAGTACGCGATCGCGGCACCAATATCAACGTTATTACGAATACGCAATTAAGTCTGTTTACCCAGCTTGGCCCTCGCAGTATCTTGCTTACAGGTCTTCAAGCCGGATCGGGTAGCACTACCCCCTTCAACCCCAATCCCACCTTTACCCGATTGGGCTATGAAGGGCCAACGAATCCCGATAACAACGTTGTCCTGAGTGACCTTACCTTTCGCCATCTATTCGGCAGAAATTTTGCTGTGATTGTTGGCACGGCAGGGGTTAATCCGGTAAACGTCTTCCGGGGTGCCAACCGTGTGGAAAGTGCAGGATTTGGCCCGATTTCTGCCTTTGCTCAGCGCAACCCCATCATCAACATTGGTGGTAGCAGTGGCGTCGGCTTCGATTGGCAAGTTAACCCTCGGATTAGTTTACAGGGAGTTTATTCTACCGATCTTGCTTCTAATACGGATCTCGGCGGCATCTTTGGGGGTAACCGAGGCAAAACTGTAGCTGGTGTACAGTTGGCGATAACTCCGATCAATCGACTGGATATCGCTTTTAACTACATCAATTCTTACACCCCCGGTGGCCGCTTCGATACAGGCAGAATCGGCACTGGAATTGGGGATGATCTGGTAACCCTTGGTTCACCCCTCAAAACCGATGCTTTCGGTGGAACGGTCAGTTTGCGAGTTTCGCCACGCTTTACCATCGGGGGTTGGGCAGGCTTCACCAAGTCTTGGATACCAGGGCGATCGGGAAATGTGGACACCTTTAACTGGATGGCATTCCTCAATTTCCCCGATTTATTGGGTCGCGGCAATTTGGGCGGTATTTATGTCGGTCAGCCTCCCAAAATTACGAGTAGCAATTTGCCAGTGGGATTCAATATTCCTGACGCCATCTCTGGATCGGGTTTTGGCAATCCCGGAGACCAACCAGGAACATCCACCCATGTCGAAGCGTTCTACCGTCTCCGTGTCAGCGACAATATCAGCATCACGCCTGGTGTTGTAGTGGTGTTTAATCCAGGCCATAACTCCAATAGTGATACGGTAACGGTTGGTGCGCTGCGTACTACGTTTACGTTCTAG